A window of the Novipirellula caenicola genome harbors these coding sequences:
- a CDS encoding IRE (iron responsive element) — protein MNRTTVLSRKLIYLVILLAMVVPLYMLGQPSGGSGDTGGQLTEMRDKFNIAESDLGEISPASETMKLASLGLRGVAATLLWNKAHHYKVLHEWDRLKATLNNIALLQPHFDKVWEHQAHNLAYNVSTEFDDYRQRYEMVREGTEFLSKGVRQNRNAPRLVWYTGWFYGNKMGMSDEKTQFRKLFSEDEVLHESLMKQGIAVDSPEARGPYFKPDNWLVGRLWLMHGYDIVDSGVKIRRQTPLNFFETGPKWRIKHAEAIEEEGVLDDRAQNAWQLASEGWRRFGERSVPTTSPFTIKLGQLDELVRLKALRIEEFKKTVGDAAAGANEHSDFMTLAKRADPKVRLQAIELAGEIADLEQRRNKTDGYRKQINYPYWDTLSLAEQEERTVTARRLIYEAEKANEAAELDKAIDLYEQAFAIWAEIFDDYPILTIDDSAEDLMQSVRRYSVAIDSEELPEDFPLNAFVEMMAGGREVSSEVYEDIRLTQKEKAEQRKKELEAEERERERQAAEEMKAAEEKKAAEKKAAEEKAAEEKAAEEKAAEEKAAEEDEAAEMKKEDESEAETSGDDKTEEVSQDDDAPDAEKAETEEAEVTEVETADESDSQAESENADES, from the coding sequence ATGAACCGAACTACTGTCCTCAGTCGCAAACTTATCTACCTCGTCATCCTGTTGGCCATGGTGGTCCCCTTGTACATGCTTGGTCAACCGAGCGGTGGCAGCGGGGATACCGGCGGTCAGCTAACCGAGATGCGGGATAAGTTTAATATCGCCGAAAGCGACCTTGGCGAAATCAGTCCGGCCAGTGAAACGATGAAACTGGCTTCGTTGGGACTTCGCGGAGTGGCGGCAACGCTGTTGTGGAATAAGGCGCATCATTACAAGGTGCTGCACGAATGGGACCGTCTGAAGGCGACCCTCAACAACATCGCACTGCTGCAGCCTCACTTTGACAAAGTTTGGGAGCATCAGGCTCACAACCTTGCCTACAACGTTTCGACCGAGTTCGACGATTATCGCCAACGCTACGAAATGGTGCGTGAGGGGACGGAGTTCTTGTCCAAAGGGGTTCGCCAAAACCGTAACGCACCCCGTTTGGTCTGGTACACCGGATGGTTCTATGGCAACAAAATGGGGATGTCCGACGAGAAGACTCAGTTCCGAAAACTGTTCTCCGAAGACGAAGTGCTGCACGAATCGTTGATGAAACAAGGGATCGCCGTGGACAGCCCCGAGGCGCGAGGTCCCTACTTTAAACCTGACAATTGGTTGGTCGGACGATTGTGGTTGATGCACGGATATGACATCGTCGATTCGGGCGTGAAAATTCGTCGCCAAACCCCGCTGAACTTCTTTGAAACCGGTCCGAAGTGGCGGATCAAGCACGCCGAAGCGATCGAAGAAGAAGGCGTGTTGGATGACCGTGCCCAAAACGCATGGCAGTTGGCATCCGAAGGTTGGCGCCGATTCGGCGAGCGAAGTGTTCCTACGACTTCGCCCTTTACGATCAAATTGGGCCAGCTGGATGAGCTCGTTCGGCTAAAAGCACTGCGGATCGAAGAGTTCAAAAAGACGGTCGGCGACGCGGCGGCCGGAGCGAACGAACATTCCGATTTCATGACGTTGGCGAAACGAGCCGATCCGAAAGTGCGATTGCAAGCGATCGAATTGGCTGGCGAGATTGCCGACCTCGAGCAACGTCGCAACAAGACCGATGGTTACCGTAAACAGATCAATTATCCTTACTGGGATACGTTGTCGTTGGCCGAGCAAGAAGAGCGAACCGTCACCGCGCGTCGCTTGATCTATGAAGCCGAAAAGGCCAACGAAGCCGCCGAGCTGGACAAGGCGATCGATCTGTATGAGCAAGCGTTTGCGATCTGGGCCGAAATCTTTGACGACTATCCGATTCTGACGATCGACGATTCGGCCGAGGATCTGATGCAGTCGGTTCGACGTTACTCAGTTGCGATCGATAGCGAAGAATTGCCAGAGGATTTCCCGCTCAATGCGTTTGTTGAAATGATGGCCGGTGGACGCGAAGTCAGCTCCGAAGTCTACGAGGACATTCGTCTGACTCAGAAAGAGAAGGCCGAGCAACGCAAGAAGGAATTGGAAGCCGAAGAACGCGAACGAGAGCGTCAGGCTGCCGAAGAAATGAAGGCTGCCGAGGAAAAGAAAGCAGCTGAAAAGAAGGCCGCCGAAGAGAAAGCTGCTGAGGAAAAGGCTGCTGAGGAAAAGGCTGCTGAGGAAAAGGCTGCTGAGGAGGACGAAGCGGCCGAGATGAAGAAGGAAGACGAAAGCGAGGCAGAGACGTCCGGCGATGACAAGACCGAAGAGGTATCGCAAGACGACGACGCCCCTGACGCTGAAAAGGCGGAGACCGAAGAAGCGGAAGTGACCGAGGTCGAGACGGCGGACGAATCCGATTCACAAGCGGAGTCCGAGAACGCCGACGAGTCGTAA
- a CDS encoding ABC transporter permease, translating into MTLQPEDFWSFYEWLVRPNAFLESALLQGIVLFVLAIVLGLIIGYMVSAARYGPSEGFYAVARTVRDLIRFDLPGTSARRVMALARLAFKEAIRRKVLFVVGLFVVGLLLAGWYLNPESDDPARLYISFVLTATNYLILALALFISAFSLPADIKSKTIYTIVTKPVRPTEIVLGRMLGFVAVGTMMMVPMGLASYLFVTRGLRHTHLEVTDVRELSNGRLEGETDYIRGHKHTFSIDPDSGGLGLTDMVRGHRHVVTQAEDGSFTIGPATGALRARIPSYGEVQFYDRQGDKKDAGIDVGNEKVQEGYGSAGIARLVGVTQGPRRAEHGYIEGGTLGVAEFTFSDVTPERYPDGLPLDMSIRAYRSFKGDIVTGIRGSITMKHPDQAISSNPITFIVDEYTVDEKLLPLNIEGTDGNETRMLNVFDDLVDENGQMLVQIRCLDRSQYLGVTKSGVYLRPGENSFGWNLTKAYISIWLQMTMIIAFGVMFSTFLSGPVAMVATAVCVLLGFSAEQVYDTRYYIDSGIERGGGPIESVVRILKQDAMTTQLDVDALAGKVIKAVDAGIVYTLDAIATALPNLPKMVSTAEYAASGFDIFGALLARHAAATLGYCILAFVVSYFFLKSREIAA; encoded by the coding sequence ATGACGCTACAACCTGAGGATTTCTGGTCATTTTATGAATGGCTTGTCCGTCCCAATGCGTTTCTCGAAAGTGCGTTGCTGCAAGGCATCGTGCTGTTCGTGCTCGCGATTGTGTTGGGATTGATCATTGGATACATGGTCTCGGCTGCCCGCTATGGACCGAGCGAAGGTTTTTACGCGGTTGCCCGCACGGTTCGCGACCTGATTCGTTTCGACTTGCCCGGCACGTCGGCACGCCGCGTGATGGCGCTGGCCCGGTTGGCGTTCAAAGAGGCGATTCGTCGAAAAGTCTTGTTCGTCGTCGGCTTGTTCGTCGTTGGCTTGCTATTAGCCGGATGGTATTTGAACCCCGAAAGCGATGATCCTGCGCGGCTGTACATCAGCTTTGTTTTGACCGCCACGAACTATCTGATCCTCGCCTTGGCGTTGTTCATCAGTGCGTTTTCGCTGCCAGCGGATATCAAGAGTAAAACGATCTATACGATCGTCACCAAACCGGTGCGTCCCACCGAAATCGTACTCGGCCGGATGCTCGGCTTTGTTGCCGTGGGAACCATGATGATGGTTCCGATGGGATTGGCGAGCTACTTGTTCGTCACGCGTGGTTTGCGTCACACGCACCTCGAAGTGACCGATGTGCGTGAACTCAGCAATGGCCGACTCGAAGGCGAAACCGATTACATTCGTGGCCATAAGCACACGTTTTCGATTGACCCTGATTCCGGAGGCCTGGGGCTTACCGACATGGTTCGTGGACACCGCCACGTGGTCACGCAAGCCGAAGATGGCTCGTTCACAATCGGTCCGGCGACCGGCGCCCTGCGTGCTCGGATTCCATCCTACGGTGAAGTCCAGTTCTATGATCGCCAAGGCGACAAAAAGGACGCCGGGATCGACGTCGGTAACGAAAAGGTCCAAGAGGGTTACGGAAGTGCCGGGATCGCGCGATTGGTCGGCGTGACCCAAGGGCCTCGTCGCGCCGAACATGGTTACATCGAAGGCGGAACGCTTGGTGTGGCCGAATTCACCTTTTCCGATGTCACGCCCGAGCGTTATCCCGACGGATTGCCGCTGGACATGTCGATTCGAGCTTACCGTTCGTTCAAGGGCGATATCGTGACCGGGATTCGTGGTTCGATCACGATGAAGCATCCCGATCAAGCGATCAGCAGTAACCCGATCACCTTCATCGTTGACGAATACACCGTCGACGAAAAATTGTTGCCACTCAATATCGAAGGCACCGACGGTAACGAAACGCGAATGCTGAATGTGTTCGACGATTTGGTGGACGAAAACGGTCAGATGTTGGTGCAAATTCGCTGTTTGGACCGCAGCCAATACCTTGGGGTGACCAAGAGCGGCGTCTACTTGCGTCCCGGTGAGAACAGTTTTGGTTGGAACTTGACCAAGGCTTACATTTCGATCTGGTTGCAGATGACGATGATCATTGCCTTTGGGGTGATGTTCAGTACGTTCCTCAGTGGTCCTGTGGCGATGGTGGCGACCGCCGTGTGCGTGTTGCTCGGGTTCTCGGCCGAACAGGTTTACGACACCCGCTACTACATCGATTCGGGAATCGAACGAGGTGGAGGACCGATTGAATCGGTTGTTCGTATTTTGAAACAGGATGCGATGACGACTCAGTTGGACGTCGATGCGTTGGCCGGCAAAGTGATCAAAGCGGTTGATGCGGGAATTGTCTATACGCTTGACGCAATCGCGACCGCACTGCCGAACTTGCCCAAGATGGTCAGTACGGCGGAGTATGCCGCTAGCGGTTTCGATATCTTTGGTGCGTTGTTGGCACGCCATGCCGCCGCAACGCTTGGCTATTGCATTTTGGCATTTGTTGTCAGTTACTTCTTCTTGAAATCGCGTGAGATCGCGGCATGA
- a CDS encoding ABC transporter ATP-binding protein, which translates to MDTDATAVAESAGQPAPNSSADTDSGVVIETRNLSKIYRDFWGRKKVHALKSLDIEVRRGEIFGLLGPNGSGKSTTIKLILGLLFPTSGRVLVFDKDATETSKNERIGYLPEESYLYKFLTAEETLDFYGRLFNMSGADRKKRVDELIKLVGLQGAKHRQLREYSKGMTRRVGLAQALINDPDLILLDEPTTGLDPIGTREMKDLILALRDQGKTVLLCSHQLADVQDVCDRVAILHQGELKELGRVSDLLKVQDITEVHARGLSDAAKSEIADVIKRHGGTVESIDNPTTTMEDLFLNIVRESENRPGARRVTSESDVTEEAGQ; encoded by the coding sequence GTGGATACCGATGCTACTGCGGTCGCTGAGTCTGCCGGCCAACCCGCTCCGAATAGTTCTGCGGACACCGATTCGGGGGTGGTCATTGAAACCCGAAACCTGAGCAAGATCTATCGCGACTTTTGGGGCCGAAAGAAGGTCCACGCGCTGAAGTCGCTCGATATTGAAGTCCGCCGCGGCGAAATCTTCGGTCTGCTCGGTCCCAACGGTAGCGGCAAATCGACGACGATCAAACTGATCCTCGGGTTGCTGTTCCCAACCAGCGGCCGTGTGCTGGTGTTTGACAAGGACGCGACCGAAACGAGCAAAAACGAGCGGATCGGCTACCTGCCCGAAGAATCGTACCTGTACAAATTTTTGACGGCCGAGGAAACGCTCGATTTCTACGGTCGACTGTTCAATATGTCCGGTGCCGACCGAAAGAAACGCGTCGACGAATTGATCAAGCTGGTCGGGCTGCAAGGCGCCAAACACCGCCAGCTTCGCGAATACAGTAAAGGGATGACGCGACGTGTCGGGTTGGCCCAGGCGCTCATTAACGATCCCGACCTGATTTTGCTCGACGAACCGACCACGGGCCTCGACCCGATCGGAACTCGCGAGATGAAGGATTTGATCCTCGCGCTGCGTGACCAAGGCAAGACGGTTCTGCTGTGCAGCCACCAATTGGCCGACGTGCAAGACGTTTGTGACCGGGTTGCGATTCTGCATCAAGGCGAACTGAAGGAACTTGGCCGTGTTTCGGATCTGTTGAAGGTCCAAGACATCACCGAGGTTCACGCACGTGGGTTAAGCGATGCGGCCAAGTCCGAGATCGCCGATGTGATCAAACGGCACGGCGGAACGGTCGAATCGATCGACAACCCAACGACAACGATGGAAGACCTGTTCTTGAACATCGTTCGTGAAAGTGAAAATCGCCCCGGAGCACGTCGGGTGACGAGCGAAAGTGATGTGACGGAGGAAGCCGGTCAATGA
- a CDS encoding folylpolyglutamate synthase/dihydrofolate synthase family protein: protein MTAPGYQDSLDFLYERINYERISTTPTRYPFRLRRMAELSERIGLGDHVHANSSKPPIPLVHIAGTKGKGSTAAMVAAILSNAGYRTGLYTSPHLNQLEERFRINHVPCTANEIVGLVDRIRGVVEEMDREPGPGPTFFELTTAMAMLHFQSQACDAIILEVGLGGRLDSTNVFSSSVTAITSIGLDHQHVLGDTIAEIAAEKAGIIKPNVPVVSSVARPAAIEVIQRTAAEQNAPLYQLAETPAPAGASINDAGHPGGDFLISIEPSGDWGSKLCYQGRTAPLCQSREVTLAMEGDHQARNAAVAIAVTDLLAESGLAVPGTAFASGLASLNCTARIERFQLDNDVVAIVDAAHNEDSIAALIKTIHDRLADREITVVFGTSRDKSAEPMLAALAPKATHLVLTKYSGNPRYREPDEMLTMVPETDRRRTQVIANAIEACQRGRELASPGGGLVICGSFFLAAEAREWILGLQRAAAN from the coding sequence ATGACTGCCCCTGGCTACCAAGACTCGCTCGATTTCCTGTACGAGCGGATCAATTACGAACGGATTTCGACCACGCCGACGCGGTACCCGTTTCGGCTGCGGCGGATGGCCGAATTGTCAGAACGCATCGGTCTGGGCGATCATGTCCATGCAAATTCGTCCAAGCCCCCCATTCCGCTCGTCCATATCGCCGGTACGAAGGGCAAAGGATCGACCGCCGCCATGGTCGCCGCGATCCTCAGCAACGCGGGCTATCGCACGGGGCTTTACACCTCGCCCCATTTAAATCAGCTGGAAGAGCGATTTCGGATCAATCACGTCCCTTGCACCGCCAATGAAATCGTCGGCCTAGTCGATCGGATTCGCGGCGTGGTCGAGGAAATGGATCGCGAACCGGGCCCGGGGCCGACGTTTTTCGAGCTGACCACCGCGATGGCGATGCTGCATTTCCAGTCCCAAGCGTGTGATGCCATCATTCTCGAAGTCGGACTTGGCGGACGGCTCGACAGCACCAACGTCTTTTCATCGTCGGTGACGGCGATTACCAGCATCGGACTCGACCACCAACACGTGCTGGGCGATACGATCGCCGAGATTGCGGCCGAAAAAGCGGGAATCATCAAGCCGAACGTCCCGGTTGTCTCGAGCGTTGCCCGCCCCGCGGCGATCGAGGTGATCCAGCGGACGGCCGCCGAGCAAAACGCCCCGCTGTACCAGCTAGCGGAAACGCCTGCCCCGGCCGGGGCCTCCATCAACGATGCAGGACACCCCGGCGGAGACTTTCTCATTTCCATCGAACCAAGCGGTGATTGGGGATCCAAACTGTGCTACCAAGGGCGCACGGCCCCGCTTTGCCAATCCCGCGAAGTGACGCTGGCGATGGAAGGGGATCATCAAGCTCGCAATGCCGCAGTGGCAATCGCGGTGACAGATCTGTTGGCCGAATCGGGTCTAGCGGTCCCCGGAACCGCGTTCGCCTCGGGTTTGGCCTCGCTGAACTGCACCGCGCGTATCGAGCGTTTCCAATTGGACAACGACGTCGTCGCGATTGTCGATGCCGCCCACAACGAGGATTCGATCGCCGCGTTGATCAAAACGATCCACGACCGTTTGGCCGACCGCGAGATCACCGTCGTGTTTGGAACCAGCCGAGACAAGTCGGCCGAACCGATGCTGGCCGCCTTGGCCCCCAAAGCGACTCACCTCGTGCTGACCAAATACAGCGGCAACCCACGCTACCGCGAACCGGACGAGATGTTGACGATGGTGCCCGAAACCGATCGTCGACGAACGCAGGTGATCGCTAATGCGATCGAGGCTTGCCAACGCGGACGCGAATTGGCCAGCCCCGGAGGCGGCTTGGTGATTTGCGGTTCGTTCTTTCTGGCCGCCGAAGCGAGAGAATGGATTTTGGGGCTCCAGCGTGCTGCAGCGAATTAA
- a CDS encoding 4'-phosphopantetheinyl transferase family protein gives MSSARASSNFSNDEAVVSVWHATSSSSHPGPIEAYCHQWLDESECERADRFRVMTSRNQHIVGRGMARHLLGQFSGAANVSPKSIQFCCLQHGKPAVKSPAEISTPFNIAHTDGLVLCGIGHAKHQLLGVDVERLERRTDPELATRYFSTPEIEYVQSFTDTARRKLAFLKVWTLKEAFIKAIGTGLHTPLSDFAFENIDDDTPTIRMLNPKLESDRDWKFFSFHPRESFIAAIAVATDEPADNLSMHLNSFDEIVAEHP, from the coding sequence ATGTCCTCCGCACGTGCATCATCGAACTTTTCCAACGACGAAGCGGTGGTGAGCGTGTGGCATGCGACGAGCTCGTCCTCGCATCCTGGTCCGATCGAAGCGTATTGTCACCAATGGCTCGATGAATCCGAATGCGAGCGGGCCGATCGATTCCGCGTGATGACAAGCCGCAACCAACACATTGTCGGACGTGGGATGGCTCGACACCTGCTCGGCCAATTTTCGGGCGCAGCCAACGTATCGCCAAAATCGATTCAGTTCTGCTGTCTGCAACATGGCAAACCGGCGGTCAAGTCACCGGCCGAAATTTCGACTCCGTTCAATATCGCGCACACCGACGGTTTAGTCTTGTGTGGAATCGGTCATGCGAAACATCAATTGCTCGGGGTCGATGTGGAACGACTCGAACGACGCACCGATCCCGAACTCGCAACACGGTATTTCTCGACGCCTGAAATCGAATACGTTCAATCGTTTACCGACACCGCGCGACGCAAGTTGGCGTTTTTGAAGGTATGGACGCTCAAAGAAGCGTTCATCAAAGCGATTGGCACGGGGCTACACACGCCGCTGTCGGATTTTGCGTTTGAAAACATCGACGACGACACGCCCACAATCCGAATGCTCAATCCCAAATTGGAAAGCGATCGAGATTGGAAATTCTTTTCGTTTCATCCGCGTGAATCGTTCATCGCAGCGATCGCGGTGGCAACCGACGAACCTGCCGACAATCTCTCGATGCATCTAAATAGCTTTGACGAGATTGTGGCCGAGCATCCTTAG
- a CDS encoding amidohydrolase family protein, translating to MKILNVIGCLLALCSAVGVGSAAANDQIPGPEQSRPLLIRGATLHTVDGDVIEAGDLLFDNGRIVAVGNDIQPEKGTQVIEAAGKHVYPGLFDGMTDLGLREITGVDVTVDHAERGDKNPNVRSWVSVNPDSELIPVARASGVLLAHVAPGGRFFQGQSAVMQLDGWTASEMNLSAPSAMCVSWGATQVSDADPKAEAKKRDQKLEELDQWLDRAARYAEQRAAGSAIEDIQLEALLPVIQGRLPLMIHADRRDSIESAVAYAQSRKLKLVIYGGYDAADCAELLKHYNVPVIIAGTLRLPLRRHDPFDHPYTLPQRLQAAGVKYAIAGEGPGYPGGASNVRNLPYHAGCSVAYGLSREDAVRAITLSPAEILGVSDRVGSLTVGKDATLIIADGDILETESNVVDAYIQGRKVDLSSRHTMLFDKYRRKYNRSR from the coding sequence ATGAAGATTTTGAATGTCATCGGTTGCTTGTTGGCGTTATGCAGTGCGGTCGGCGTCGGTAGCGCGGCGGCCAATGATCAAATCCCTGGCCCCGAGCAATCGCGACCGCTGTTGATCCGTGGTGCAACGCTGCACACGGTCGACGGTGATGTGATCGAAGCCGGGGATCTGTTGTTCGACAATGGCCGGATCGTGGCGGTTGGAAACGACATCCAGCCAGAGAAAGGAACGCAAGTCATCGAAGCCGCTGGAAAGCATGTTTATCCAGGGCTGTTTGATGGAATGACCGATCTCGGGTTACGCGAGATCACGGGAGTCGATGTCACCGTGGATCACGCCGAACGAGGCGACAAGAATCCCAACGTTCGATCATGGGTTTCGGTGAATCCCGATAGCGAACTGATCCCGGTGGCGCGAGCCAGCGGCGTGTTGTTGGCGCATGTAGCGCCGGGAGGACGATTTTTTCAAGGTCAATCCGCAGTCATGCAGTTGGATGGCTGGACGGCTAGCGAGATGAATTTGTCCGCGCCTAGTGCGATGTGCGTTTCTTGGGGAGCGACCCAAGTCAGCGATGCGGATCCCAAGGCCGAAGCGAAAAAGCGTGATCAGAAGTTAGAGGAATTGGATCAATGGTTGGATCGAGCCGCTCGTTACGCCGAGCAGCGAGCGGCGGGATCGGCGATCGAGGACATTCAATTAGAAGCCCTGTTGCCTGTGATCCAAGGGCGTTTGCCGCTGATGATTCACGCGGATCGACGCGACTCGATTGAGTCCGCCGTGGCGTACGCTCAGAGCCGAAAATTGAAGCTGGTGATCTACGGTGGCTACGATGCTGCGGACTGTGCTGAATTGTTGAAACACTACAACGTTCCCGTGATCATTGCGGGAACGCTGCGTTTGCCGCTTCGTCGACACGATCCATTTGATCATCCCTACACCCTTCCGCAGCGGTTGCAAGCGGCGGGCGTGAAGTATGCCATCGCCGGCGAGGGCCCGGGGTATCCAGGCGGTGCGTCGAACGTCCGCAATCTGCCCTACCATGCCGGGTGTTCGGTCGCCTACGGGTTATCGCGTGAGGATGCGGTCCGCGCGATCACGCTTTCGCCAGCCGAGATTCTCGGGGTCAGCGACCGTGTCGGTTCATTGACCGTCGGCAAAGACGCGACGTTGATCATCGCGGACGGCGACATCTTGGAAACCGAGAGCAATGTCGTCGATGCCTATATCCAAGGTCGCAAAGTCGATTTGTCGAGTCGCCATACCATGTTGTTCGACAAGTACCGCCGGAAATACAACCGCAGTCGCTAG